Proteins encoded together in one Impatiens glandulifera chromosome 1, dImpGla2.1, whole genome shotgun sequence window:
- the LOC124921208 gene encoding peroxidase 72-like, with protein MANSILSFFLLVAVVTAIASPHMSLAHKPINGGGYLYPQFYDHSCPNALEIVKHIVAKAVAKDPRMAASLLRLHFHDCFVKGCDASILLDSTGSLVSEKISNPNRNSIRGFEVVDEIKYALEKECPHTVSCADILAIAARDSTILAGGPSWEVPLGRRDSKGASLSGSNNNIPAPNNTFQTILTKFKLQGLNIVDMVALSGSHTIGNSRCTSFRQRLYNQTGNGQPDYSLDQTFAAQLRGRCPRSGGDQNLFFLDHVSPFKFDNSYFKNLLAYKGLLSSDQILLTKSEQSMELVKTYAYNNDLFLHQFALSMVKMGNISPLTGPKGEIRKNCRKINTY; from the exons ATGGCCAATTCCATCCTAAGTTTCTTCTTACTGGTTGCAGTAGTAACTGCAATAGCCTCTCCTCACATGAGCTTGGCTCACAAACCAATCAACGGTGGCGGTTATCTCTACCCACAGTTCTATGACCATTCTTGCCCAAACGCACTAGAGATTGTGAAGCATATTGTGGCCAAGGCTGTTGCCAAGGACCCCCGAATGGCTGCTTCTTTGCTTCGACTTCATTTCCACGACTGCTTTGTCAAG GGTTGTGATGCGTCGATACTTCTAGACAGCACCGGTAGTCTAGTAAGCGAGAAAATATCTAACCCAAACAGGAACTCAATTCGAGGTTTTGAGGTCGTGGATGAAATCAAATATGCTCTCGAAAAAGAGTGTCCCCACACCGTCTCTTGTGCCGACATTTTGGCTATAGCTGCCCGAGACTCAACCATCTTA gCTGGAGGGCCAAGCTGGGAAGTGCCTTTGGGGAGAAGAGATTCAAAAGGTGCAAGCTTGAGTGGTTCAAATAACAACATTCCTGCTCCTAACAACACCTTCCAAACCATCCTCACCAAATTCAAGCTCCAAGGCTTAAACATAGTTGACATGGTTGCCCTGTCGg GGAGTCACACCATAGGAAACTCAAGGTGCACCAGTTTCAGGCAGAGGCTATACAACCAGACCGGGAATGGTCAGCCCGACTACTCGCTAGACCAGACTTTTGCGGCCCAATTGAGAGGCAGGTGCCCGAGATCTGGAGGAGACCAGAACTTGTTCTTCTTGGACCATGTTTCGCCATTTAAGTTTGACAACAGTTACTTCAAGAACTTGCTGGCATACAAGGGACTCCTGAGCTCAGACCAAATTCTCTTGACCAAGAGCGAACAGTCCATGGAGCTGGTGAAGACTTATGCTTATAACAATGACCTTTTCTTACACCAATTTGCTCTGTCTATGGTCAAGATGGGAAACATCTCTCCTTTGACAGGTCCAAAGGGAGAGATCCGAAAGAATTGCAGGAAAATCAACACCTAttga